In Pseudanabaena galeata CCNP1313, one genomic interval encodes:
- a CDS encoding Uma2 family endonuclease, translated as MVAIVEKEKVLTQSIIPKGWIATTWEDFLQISQAVSNDKAKFYYFQGNYYSEMGVGADHAFVNTVVIILISLYCMKRNILAKGYTNCSYRKEGIRECQPDISYYVGDRTQNAPQSIAIVDLDESLPPDIVIEIADTSLGYDLGAKRLLYEEVRVGEYWVIDVQNMKITAFRILQGLGSERITESSVLGGLRLSLLEEALQRSREIDNSQIGSWFMEQLG; from the coding sequence ATGGTTGCAATAGTTGAGAAAGAAAAAGTCTTAACTCAAAGCATTATTCCGAAAGGATGGATAGCAACAACTTGGGAAGATTTCTTGCAGATATCTCAGGCAGTAAGCAATGACAAGGCAAAATTTTACTATTTTCAAGGGAATTACTACAGCGAAATGGGTGTTGGCGCAGATCATGCTTTTGTAAATACAGTGGTAATCATTCTGATTTCACTTTACTGTATGAAGAGAAATATCTTGGCTAAAGGCTATACGAACTGTAGCTATCGCAAAGAGGGAATACGTGAATGTCAGCCAGATATTTCTTATTATGTAGGCGATCGCACTCAGAATGCACCTCAAAGTATCGCGATCGTCGATCTTGATGAAAGTTTACCCCCTGATATCGTGATTGAGATTGCCGATACCTCATTAGGCTACGACCTCGGTGCAAAGCGCTTACTATACGAAGAAGTGCGCGTTGGTGAATATTGGGTGATCGATGTCCAGAACATGAAAATCACTGCATTCCGTATTTTGCAGGGTTTAGGAAGCGAAAGGATTACAGAATCCTCTGTGTTGGGAGGATTACGATTGAGTTTATTAGAGGAAGCTTTACAACGTAGCCGTGAAATAGATAATTCCCAAATTGGTTCTTGGTTTATGGAGCAGTTAGGTTAG
- a CDS encoding YiaA/YiaB family inner membrane protein, translating into MNDKKYGTAPSHTQAWIFQTWLSFLVSISATSLGIVYLPADPWVKGYLGMGLLFTVGSTINLSKTVRDVEESKRLINRIDEAKLERILTQYDPYKE; encoded by the coding sequence ATGAACGATAAAAAATACGGTACTGCTCCCAGTCATACTCAAGCATGGATTTTTCAAACTTGGTTATCTTTTCTTGTCTCTATTTCTGCCACTTCTTTAGGAATTGTTTATCTGCCAGCAGATCCGTGGGTTAAAGGTTATTTAGGCATGGGTTTACTATTTACCGTCGGTTCGACCATTAATTTATCAAAAACTGTCCGCGATGTCGAAGAATCTAAACGCCTAATTAATCGCATTGATGAAGCAAAGTTAGAACGGATATTGACTCAGTACGATCCCTATAAGGAGTAG
- a CDS encoding transposase, with translation MENTGAKLIFLPTYSPDLSPIEMFWSKVKSILRSIAPRTTEQLHAAITLAFNSVSDSDFFGWFYECDARTTLI, from the coding sequence ATTGAGAATACTGGCGCTAAACTGATTTTCTTGCCCACTTATTCTCCTGATTTATCACCGATTGAGATGTTTTGGTCAAAAGTCAAATCCATTCTGCGTTCGATTGCTCCGAGAACCACTGAGCAGCTTCATGCGGCTATCACTCTCGCTTTCAATTCTGTTTCCGATTCTGACTTCTTTGGCTGGTTTTACGAATGTGACGCTCGTACCACGCTCATTTGA
- a CDS encoding ParB/RepB/Spo0J family partition protein, translating to MAARKAPNIADYFSGAKQTQQLSNAEEEIAQLKTEIERLRASGSEEVETQLSTLKEQLKSQSGVVDLEITQIIQNPDQPRRTFLNESIEAMSQSLASDGQLSPIIVIAQEDENYLLFDGERRWRAAKDLGWSTIKAVTMDEPKDLHRKALLTSLHREDLNPLDKAEAIIKEISLNAGLKADDIPRVLSTVIRRLNKQKRLSEVMANLSSDSSSQNVKSDYNHVNESEQAILKILLELQLNPASVDANLLPMLGLADDLKDAIRNLGLKGVHAIALQKLSAKNLNLSQAKAKRLREDLTKKVVQENLSVLQTRKLVNQAIAKYSPSTENAVDANKQLGKIKQSVDLISSDLLRSADPTSLRDVYDLLKQKMTEIESLIS from the coding sequence ATGGCAGCTCGCAAAGCCCCCAATATCGCTGACTACTTCTCAGGAGCAAAACAAACTCAACAACTGTCCAATGCCGAGGAAGAGATTGCTCAACTCAAAACCGAAATTGAGAGATTAAGAGCATCTGGCTCCGAGGAAGTCGAAACTCAGCTATCCACATTAAAGGAACAATTAAAGTCTCAATCTGGAGTAGTAGATTTAGAAATTACCCAAATTATTCAAAACCCTGATCAACCCCGTCGGACTTTTCTGAATGAGAGTATTGAAGCCATGTCTCAGTCCTTAGCATCAGATGGTCAGCTTTCACCAATTATTGTCATTGCTCAAGAAGATGAGAACTATTTACTTTTTGACGGGGAGCGTCGATGGCGTGCAGCGAAGGATCTAGGATGGTCAACGATCAAAGCCGTGACGATGGATGAACCAAAGGATCTGCACCGTAAGGCTTTATTGACATCATTACATCGGGAAGATTTAAACCCTCTCGATAAGGCTGAAGCGATCATTAAAGAGATTTCGCTAAACGCAGGTTTAAAAGCTGATGACATCCCCAGAGTTTTATCGACAGTCATTCGTCGATTGAACAAGCAAAAGCGACTATCTGAAGTCATGGCTAATTTATCATCTGATTCCTCCAGCCAAAATGTGAAGTCAGATTATAACCATGTCAATGAAAGTGAACAGGCTATTTTAAAAATTCTACTGGAGTTACAACTCAATCCTGCTTCTGTTGATGCTAACTTGCTACCAATGTTGGGCTTAGCCGACGATCTCAAAGATGCAATTCGCAATCTGGGGCTAAAGGGTGTTCATGCGATCGCTTTGCAAAAACTTTCGGCAAAGAATCTAAATTTGTCACAAGCCAAGGCAAAACGACTAAGAGAGGATTTAACTAAAAAGGTTGTCCAAGAGAATTTGTCAGTTTTACAAACTCGCAAGCTGGTCAATCAGGCGATCGCTAAGTATAGTCCTAGCACAGAGAATGCAGTAGATGCAAATAAACAGTTAGGTAAAATCAAGCAAAGTGTTGATCTGATTTCTTCAGATTTACTACGATCTGCCGACCCTACAAGCTTAAGAGATGTCTATGATTTGCTAAAGCAAAAGATGACAGAAATTGAGTCTTTAATTTCATAG
- a CDS encoding ParA family protein, translating into MQTRIAVLSNAGGSGKTTLSVHIAYEMSLYGLSVALMDLDPQGSLSLFCGLPQPEPEQTLASVLNNDFSGQWPLEKCWTETTNKVEVVQGGMILTRVADEMVLHRRGAYLLGDCLKDHPISHDLIIFDCPATLGPLTLLALSACTHVLVPVQLEPKSIQGSAKLIEWVYHNSKQLRLDPQPQVMGFVPNQYDARRATHRQILEDLPTQLDQLKIHCFPPVRDSAEFINASGQGLPLHLYRHQHPAQADFKEVSEYVVKLIGKKVKRKK; encoded by the coding sequence ATGCAAACCCGAATTGCCGTTCTCAGTAATGCAGGTGGAAGTGGCAAAACCACATTATCCGTGCATATTGCTTATGAAATGAGCCTTTACGGATTGTCAGTTGCCTTAATGGATCTCGATCCCCAAGGCTCCTTGAGCCTTTTTTGCGGTTTGCCACAACCCGAACCCGAACAAACTCTAGCGTCAGTACTAAACAATGATTTTTCTGGACAATGGCCCTTAGAAAAGTGTTGGACAGAAACCACTAATAAAGTAGAGGTAGTCCAAGGAGGGATGATCTTAACAAGAGTCGCCGATGAAATGGTATTACATCGCCGAGGAGCCTATTTACTAGGCGACTGTCTCAAAGACCATCCTATCTCCCACGATCTAATTATCTTTGACTGTCCTGCAACCCTTGGACCTTTGACCTTATTAGCTCTATCAGCTTGCACCCATGTTTTAGTTCCAGTCCAACTTGAGCCAAAGTCAATTCAAGGCTCTGCCAAATTAATCGAATGGGTGTATCACAACAGCAAACAACTAAGGCTAGATCCTCAACCTCAGGTCATGGGATTTGTACCTAACCAATACGATGCCAGACGCGCAACCCATCGCCAAATATTAGAAGATCTCCCAACTCAACTTGACCAATTAAAGATTCATTGTTTCCCTCCTGTTAGAGACTCAGCAGAATTTATCAACGCCAGTGGGCAAGGTTTACCATTACATCTATATCGCCATCAGCATCCCGCCCAAGCTGACTTCAAAGAAGTTTCTGAATATGTTGTTAAGTTAATCGGCAAGAAAGTTAAGAGGAAAAAATAA
- the brxE gene encoding BREX-6 system BrxE protein, with translation MSILAVDLDLLDMILDWQMTIAWIGEANCEPSRLGWWRTDLIDDLGGGDLLVRLLPRTKLYAGWEAAREAAIATDRRARQRMANPDKLRTIFFWGFDLDEKLYDRLATRKRLGENLKLPIAWEDGFDRGLIAKQISDRCGESKYELVAGGREIRRSDSDQQNLLFLVAALVPFDQNYSMPFYRID, from the coding sequence ATGAGTATTCTTGCAGTTGATCTAGATTTGTTAGATATGATCTTGGATTGGCAAATGACGATCGCATGGATAGGTGAAGCAAACTGTGAGCCATCACGATTAGGTTGGTGGCGCACTGATTTAATCGATGATCTGGGTGGTGGCGATCTCCTAGTGCGATTGTTGCCACGTACAAAGTTATATGCAGGGTGGGAAGCTGCTCGTGAGGCGGCGATCGCTACGGATCGGCGGGCTAGACAAAGAATGGCTAATCCTGACAAGTTACGGACGATTTTCTTTTGGGGATTTGACTTAGATGAGAAATTGTATGATCGCCTTGCGACAAGAAAACGGCTGGGTGAAAATTTGAAGTTGCCGATCGCATGGGAAGATGGTTTTGATCGTGGGTTGATCGCTAAGCAAATTAGCGATCGCTGTGGTGAGAGTAAATATGAACTTGTGGCTGGCGGGAGGGAGATTAGAAGGTCTGATTCTGACCAACAAAATCTCTTGTTTCTAGTTGCGGCGCTTGTCCCATTTGATCAAAATTATTCAATGCCGTTTTATCGGATTGATTAA
- a CDS encoding BrxA family protein: MDLSANYGAEVVQLHTRLMRVPLAIEESYSYWQNYQPEICDRINNKADTKTDKINQLAEIAFEKRWFGSKSMARTQLLLKEFSQRYDAYPAALLVLQQWQPRDLVTRRNLCHWHLQLADPLYRAFTDHYLGQRRTLSADITEAMIDRDIVGRWVSQNMGRDHWSPATIARMATGLIAAAASAGLCSDKMGKRNLLYPQVSDRAVEYWLYFLRGLTFEGTLLDNPYWRSVGLSGSLLESRLQRLPHIDFRRMGELIDFGWQCVDLKDWALRLDRERLES; encoded by the coding sequence ATGGACTTATCTGCAAATTATGGCGCGGAGGTCGTGCAGTTGCATACAAGGCTAATGCGTGTTCCTTTGGCGATCGAAGAGAGTTATAGTTACTGGCAAAATTACCAGCCAGAGATTTGCGATCGCATTAATAATAAAGCTGATACTAAAACTGACAAAATCAATCAACTTGCGGAAATAGCCTTTGAGAAGCGTTGGTTTGGTAGTAAGAGTATGGCGCGGACGCAGTTACTGCTGAAGGAGTTTTCGCAACGTTATGATGCTTATCCTGCGGCGCTATTGGTTTTGCAGCAATGGCAGCCCCGCGATCTGGTAACTCGGCGCAATCTCTGTCATTGGCATTTACAACTGGCCGATCCCCTTTATCGCGCTTTTACCGATCATTATTTGGGACAACGACGGACTTTAAGTGCAGATATTACGGAAGCAATGATTGATCGCGACATTGTAGGACGTTGGGTCAGTCAAAACATGGGACGTGATCATTGGTCGCCTGCGACGATCGCCAGAATGGCAACAGGGCTAATTGCGGCAGCAGCATCGGCGGGGCTATGTTCGGACAAGATGGGTAAACGCAATTTGCTATATCCCCAAGTGAGCGATCGCGCTGTAGAATATTGGCTATATTTTTTACGCGGTTTAACTTTTGAGGGAACTTTGCTAGATAATCCCTACTGGCGATCGGTGGGTTTGAGTGGGAGCTTGTTAGAGAGTCGTTTACAACGGTTACCACATATTGATTTTCGCCGCATGGGAGAACTGATTGACTTTGGTTGGCAATGTGTCGATCTCAAGGATTGGGCATTGCGATTGGATCGGGAGAGATTGGAGTCATGA
- a CDS encoding DUF1788 domain-containing protein: MTNRSSASAVDRVVSALKTDLIAEGGAKISTMRNYQFAIAVYPPDREFEMRRKLKQMQDELQAVGWNVLPISLLQLFIERLKNKSPQVLERLIAMEKRLADKTSDRGLNYLKEKLTPEVEGADGIAQDIIRKINGFMPDATPDKKLILLSRAGGLYPFFRSSGLLRHLDGKTSNLPIVLLYPGDRQDVSSLSFMGEQTTDRDYRPRIYS; the protein is encoded by the coding sequence ATGACTAATCGTAGTTCGGCTAGTGCCGTTGATCGGGTGGTATCTGCTCTCAAGACTGACCTCATAGCAGAAGGTGGCGCAAAAATTAGCACCATGCGGAATTATCAATTTGCGATCGCGGTTTATCCACCTGATCGGGAGTTTGAGATGCGTCGCAAGCTGAAACAAATGCAAGATGAATTGCAAGCCGTGGGTTGGAATGTTTTACCTATATCGCTATTGCAACTATTTATTGAGCGATTAAAAAATAAGTCGCCACAGGTTCTAGAGCGATTAATTGCGATGGAAAAGAGGTTAGCGGATAAGACCAGCGATCGCGGTTTGAACTATCTCAAGGAAAAGTTAACTCCTGAAGTTGAAGGGGCTGATGGGATTGCACAGGACATAATTAGGAAAATCAATGGGTTTATGCCTGATGCTACACCTGACAAAAAGTTAATCCTTTTAAGCCGTGCGGGAGGTTTGTATCCTTTCTTTCGTTCATCAGGATTACTTCGTCATCTTGATGGCAAGACGAGCAATCTACCGATCGTTCTGCTCTACCCTGGAGACAGACAAGATGTAAGTTCGCTATCATTTATGGGAGAACAAACCACCGATCGCGATTATCGTCCCCGCATTTATTCTTGA
- the brxC gene encoding BREX system P-loop protein BrxC, whose product MLVKDIFARDVTRDIAPVVYFHEQEPAKLWEEVSEYIITGGYAEDDPRHTRTNQGIHEQFVRLLKAIAQDLEQPSRAGVTLPAAWISGFYGSGKSSFAKLLGLALDDRQMPNGQKLADALLARDDSPKSAEFREVWQKLTKRIEAIAVVFDIGSLARDNEDIHQVAKREIQKRLGYCKTSNYVAEHELKLEIDGRWDTFLECAIATIGKPWEQIKNSELAEEDFSLILHRLEPEKYIEPMSWIDSRAGNRTGLGSAVDDTTKAIAAMLNNRAPSKTLFITIDEVSQYIHQNDNRMLKLQSFVEDLGQKLKGRVWLLATGQQQLEDGIDQGNIGKLKDRFPPRYRVHLTPANIRDVVHKRLLQKSPVHEVELRSLFQQHRSDLKLYAYGCENISEEDFLEVYPLLPNYIDLFMQITSSLRLTSTRVKGDDYAVRGLLQMLGELFRTQNLGDRNLGALVTIDAIYEIQQTALDVDTQNTMTRILSDRQIVDNLITLKVAKAIALLQLIQEAQPTTTKLISQCLYDELGAGNNESEVQIALDKLRDRGHITYSEKLGYKLQSSAGQEWQRERDSSGVTDDQLTALLMEKLKDLVGNSEPPKYKGRSFRWQAYFSDERQRKDERLISPNDAATAIVDLRYIRDDLREDVTIWIAQSGQETYRDRLLWIVGNVVDVPELARRQVRSRQMIGKYQGRFAALSPNKQRLLIEEQSEAERLDASLKEAIANAFVRGTFYFRGRQLDSQGSTFSSLLQRTAESILPEVYTYFQDMAIAPSELEQLFKKQLSGVSPKFMERELGILSLDAGKYVPTCNGEIPTLIYNEIAKNNGMAGNSLLTIFGSAPYGYASDLVRACLLGLLRANKIRIRTENQQMISSYADAGVEDLFKKERDLKKAEILLATESDITVRDRTAICKFFNDHLQVELDREKEAIADAVFKYFPYKASLLRELEGKYNRLPLRLQDVADQNGDDRHQLPDSLQKLQKALTDCCQSRQIEDTVRAVKKHLDTLQDGIQRLGIENSELTNEAITQVKKAHEVYSHCVEQLRGMGKLADLELMAIALRQQLQAERPWRDLASLTPNIEAIATRYREVRRELLDAQYLQLEAVAARVKTRQGFARLSEDKADYVIRPIRQAEIKTTEDALYPTLIQLRDSAVRQLEQAEMEANATLDRLISEETQEQVLTLDVLTDLRNRELRNPEEVNALVDTLRDRLLKQLEHKKNVRIRLI is encoded by the coding sequence ATGCTTGTTAAAGATATTTTTGCTAGGGACGTAACGCGGGACATTGCCCCTGTGGTCTATTTCCATGAACAGGAGCCAGCTAAATTATGGGAAGAGGTTTCGGAATACATCATTACGGGGGGCTATGCTGAAGATGATCCGCGCCATACTCGCACCAATCAGGGCATTCATGAGCAGTTTGTGCGCTTACTTAAGGCGATCGCCCAAGATTTAGAACAACCAAGTCGAGCAGGTGTGACCTTGCCTGCGGCTTGGATTTCGGGGTTTTATGGCTCAGGGAAATCGAGCTTTGCCAAGTTGTTAGGACTGGCGCTAGACGATCGCCAAATGCCTAATGGACAAAAACTTGCTGATGCTTTATTGGCGCGGGATGATTCGCCTAAGTCTGCTGAATTTAGAGAGGTTTGGCAAAAATTAACCAAGCGCATCGAGGCGATCGCCGTCGTGTTTGATATTGGCTCTTTAGCCCGTGATAATGAAGATATTCACCAAGTGGCGAAGCGGGAAATTCAAAAGCGGTTGGGCTATTGCAAAACCAGTAACTATGTGGCGGAGCATGAACTGAAGTTAGAGATTGATGGGCGTTGGGATACTTTTTTAGAATGTGCGATCGCCACAATTGGTAAACCTTGGGAGCAGATCAAAAATAGTGAATTAGCCGAAGAAGATTTTTCGTTGATTTTGCATCGTCTTGAGCCTGAAAAGTACATTGAGCCGATGAGTTGGATCGATAGTCGGGCTGGCAATAGAACGGGGCTAGGTTCGGCTGTGGATGATACGACTAAGGCGATCGCTGCCATGCTCAATAATCGCGCTCCTAGCAAAACTCTGTTTATTACCATTGATGAAGTCAGTCAATATATTCATCAAAATGACAATCGAATGCTGAAATTGCAGTCTTTTGTGGAGGATCTTGGTCAAAAACTGAAGGGGCGAGTGTGGCTATTGGCAACGGGACAGCAGCAACTAGAGGACGGCATCGACCAAGGCAATATTGGCAAGCTCAAGGATCGCTTTCCGCCTAGATATCGCGTACATCTAACACCTGCGAATATTCGCGATGTGGTGCATAAGCGGCTATTGCAAAAGTCACCTGTCCATGAAGTAGAGTTGCGGAGTTTGTTTCAACAACATCGTTCTGACTTGAAGCTCTATGCCTATGGCTGTGAAAATATTTCGGAAGAGGATTTTCTAGAGGTTTATCCCCTACTGCCCAACTACATCGATCTGTTTATGCAGATTACCAGTAGCTTGCGCTTGACCTCAACCCGTGTCAAGGGTGATGACTATGCCGTGCGCGGGTTGCTGCAAATGTTAGGGGAACTCTTTCGCACCCAGAATCTAGGCGATCGCAACTTAGGAGCCTTAGTTACCATTGATGCGATCTACGAGATTCAGCAGACGGCGCTGGATGTGGATACTCAAAATACGATGACGCGGATCTTGAGCGATCGCCAAATTGTCGATAATCTCATTACCCTCAAAGTGGCGAAGGCGATCGCTTTATTACAACTAATTCAAGAAGCACAGCCCACAACGACAAAATTGATTAGTCAATGTCTTTATGATGAACTCGGCGCTGGTAACAATGAATCAGAGGTACAGATTGCCCTCGATAAATTACGCGATCGCGGACATATTACTTATTCTGAGAAGTTGGGCTATAAACTGCAAAGTTCCGCAGGGCAGGAATGGCAAAGGGAGCGTGATAGTTCGGGTGTGACTGATGATCAACTGACCGCGCTCTTGATGGAAAAACTCAAGGATCTCGTTGGCAATAGTGAACCACCTAAATATAAAGGACGTTCTTTCCGTTGGCAGGCTTACTTTAGCGATGAACGTCAGCGCAAGGATGAGCGTCTGATCTCACCCAATGATGCGGCGACAGCCATAGTCGATTTGCGCTACATTCGTGATGATCTTAGAGAAGATGTCACGATCTGGATTGCTCAGAGTGGACAAGAAACCTATCGCGATCGCCTGTTGTGGATTGTCGGTAATGTGGTGGATGTTCCTGAACTAGCGAGAAGACAGGTGCGATCGCGGCAAATGATCGGTAAATATCAAGGCAGATTTGCAGCGTTGTCGCCTAATAAGCAACGATTGCTGATCGAGGAGCAATCAGAAGCGGAACGCCTAGATGCAAGTCTTAAAGAAGCGATCGCTAATGCGTTTGTGCGGGGAACTTTTTATTTTCGGGGTCGGCAACTGGACTCGCAGGGTTCGACATTTTCGAGCTTATTGCAACGCACTGCCGAGAGCATTTTGCCAGAGGTCTATACCTATTTTCAGGACATGGCGATCGCTCCTAGTGAATTAGAACAATTGTTCAAAAAACAACTTTCAGGAGTATCGCCTAAGTTTATGGAGCGAGAATTAGGGATCTTGAGCCTCGATGCAGGGAAATATGTCCCCACCTGTAACGGCGAAATACCGACACTGATCTATAACGAGATTGCCAAAAATAATGGCATGGCTGGCAATAGTCTATTAACCATATTTGGCAGTGCGCCCTATGGCTACGCTTCCGATCTGGTGCGGGCTTGCCTGTTGGGACTGTTACGGGCGAATAAAATTCGTATCCGTACTGAAAATCAGCAAATGATTAGTTCCTATGCCGATGCGGGTGTGGAGGATTTATTTAAAAAAGAGCGCGATCTGAAAAAGGCAGAAATTTTACTTGCCACAGAAAGTGATATCACCGTTCGCGATCGCACTGCCATTTGTAAATTCTTTAATGACCATTTGCAAGTAGAACTAGACCGTGAGAAAGAGGCGATCGCCGATGCTGTGTTTAAATATTTTCCTTATAAAGCATCGCTATTGCGGGAGCTAGAGGGAAAATATAACCGATTACCCTTACGATTACAGGATGTAGCCGATCAAAATGGTGATGATCGCCACCAACTCCCTGACAGCTTGCAAAAATTGCAAAAAGCCCTCACCGATTGCTGTCAATCGCGCCAAATCGAAGACACGGTTAGAGCTGTCAAAAAACATTTAGATACCTTGCAAGATGGGATTCAGCGCCTTGGGATCGAAAATAGCGAACTGACCAATGAAGCGATCACTCAAGTAAAAAAAGCCCATGAGGTCTATAGTCATTGCGTGGAACAGTTGCGCGGTATGGGCAAATTAGCAGACCTCGAACTGATGGCGATCGCCCTGCGTCAACAACTGCAAGCGGAACGTCCTTGGCGCGATCTGGCAAGTTTAACCCCGAACATTGAGGCGATCGCCACTCGCTATCGGGAGGTGCGGCGCGAACTGCTCGATGCTCAATATTTGCAATTAGAGGCAGTGGCGGCAAGGGTAAAGACGCGGCAGGGTTTTGCACGACTCAGTGAAGACAAAGCCGACTATGTGATCCGTCCGATTCGACAAGCCGAAATCAAAACCACAGAAGATGCCCTCTATCCCACACTGATTCAATTACGCGACTCGGCTGTAAGACAGCTAGAGCAAGCGGAAATGGAAGCTAATGCCACCCTTGATCGCCTCATTTCCGAAGAGACTCAAGAGCAGGTGCTTACCCTTGATGTGCTTACTGATTTACGCAATCGCGAACTTCGCAATCCTGAAGAGGTAAATGCCTTGGTCGATACCCTACGCGATCGCCTGTTGAAGCAGTTGGAGCATAAGAAAAATGTACGGATTCGATTGATCTAA
- a CDS encoding Uma2 family endonuclease, translating into MLQLDRQYLSNNLPDSDELPDSDDTPVDNEDQNYLPNLLLFLLEYIWKDRHDWYFGVDMGIYHTTGASPRVPIVPDGFLSVGVERRKAGKSRKSYVMWEENNIVPILTIEMVSHTYGDEYEKKLEIYRHLGVKYYLIYNPEFCRRDGHLPLEIYQLIDGDYQLQQLQNSKPFWMPEIGLGIGRCTLPTDPYQREVLTWFDQNGDRYLTSDERASQSQQQVEALQAKLRSLGIE; encoded by the coding sequence ATGCTGCAACTCGATCGCCAATATTTATCTAATAATCTCCCTGATAGTGACGAATTACCCGATTCAGACGATACTCCTGTGGATAACGAAGACCAGAATTATTTACCAAACCTCTTGTTATTTCTATTGGAATATATCTGGAAAGATCGCCATGATTGGTATTTTGGGGTCGATATGGGGATTTATCACACTACAGGCGCAAGCCCTAGAGTGCCAATTGTTCCTGATGGATTTTTGAGTGTCGGCGTGGAACGGCGCAAGGCTGGCAAGTCTCGTAAAAGCTACGTGATGTGGGAAGAGAATAATATCGTACCGATTTTGACCATAGAAATGGTGTCCCACACCTATGGTGATGAGTACGAGAAAAAGTTAGAGATTTATCGCCATCTTGGGGTGAAATATTACCTGATTTATAATCCCGAATTTTGTCGGCGTGATGGTCACTTGCCCTTAGAAATATATCAATTAATTGATGGTGATTATCAATTACAGCAATTACAGAACAGTAAACCATTTTGGATGCCAGAGATCGGCTTGGGGATTGGGCGTTGCACTTTACCAACTGACCCCTATCAGCGTGAAGTTTTGACTTGGTTCGATCAAAATGGAGATCGCTATCTCACCAGTGATGAAAGAGCATCGCAATCACAGCAACAAGTGGAAGCTTTACAGGCTAAGTTGCGATCGCTAGGCATTGAATAG